A portion of the Mesobacillus sp. AQ2 genome contains these proteins:
- a CDS encoding phosphotransferase, producing the protein MEQTVNLQMTGEVLNDFLERFGLEPEVKKLGDFENYVFETYRAGHPYIMRITHSTHRYKDEILSELDWMKHLYCEGLSVPEVFPSLGGSLVEEAAAEDGSIFYGCLFAKARGKAVSVRSEQFSDKLFEKWGEVTGRMHRATKNYQPSEGIKKRSSWDEDDLLQIEKYYPAEEQELVENAKEVISVISSLPKKIDNFGIIHTDIHSGNFFYDGEEVHVFDFDDASYHWFASDIAIPLYYSLLYRIPASEKEERQRFGQLFLDSFINGYQKGNQLPEGWKEHVPLFLMLRDVVLYAVLHKKIAPEDRDDKLLAMMDEIAERIKCKVPIVKIG; encoded by the coding sequence ATGGAACAGACAGTGAATTTACAGATGACAGGGGAAGTGTTGAATGATTTTCTGGAGCGTTTTGGTTTAGAGCCTGAAGTAAAGAAGCTTGGGGATTTCGAGAATTATGTATTTGAAACGTATAGGGCTGGCCATCCATATATCATGCGAATCACTCATAGTACCCATCGCTATAAGGATGAGATTTTATCCGAGCTCGACTGGATGAAACATTTATACTGTGAAGGCCTGTCTGTTCCAGAAGTTTTTCCTTCGTTAGGCGGAAGTCTGGTTGAAGAAGCAGCAGCGGAGGATGGCAGCATTTTTTACGGATGCTTATTCGCAAAAGCAAGAGGAAAGGCTGTCTCTGTCCGATCAGAGCAATTCAGTGATAAACTATTTGAAAAGTGGGGAGAGGTAACTGGAAGGATGCACAGAGCAACAAAGAACTACCAGCCATCCGAAGGCATCAAAAAACGCAGCAGCTGGGATGAAGATGACCTCCTCCAGATTGAAAAGTATTATCCTGCTGAAGAGCAGGAGCTGGTCGAGAATGCAAAAGAAGTGATATCGGTTATTTCATCTCTCCCGAAAAAAATCGATAATTTTGGAATCATCCACACGGATATTCATTCTGGCAATTTCTTTTATGATGGGGAAGAGGTCCATGTTTTTGATTTTGATGATGCCAGTTACCACTGGTTTGCATCGGATATCGCAATTCCTTTGTATTATTCCTTGCTTTATCGAATTCCAGCCAGTGAAAAAGAGGAACGCCAGCGCTTTGGGCAATTGTTTCTGGACTCATTCATCAATGGGTACCAGAAAGGGAATCAACTCCCCGAAGGATGGAAAGAACATGTTCCATTGTTCCTGATGCTTAGGGATGTTGTCCTGTATGCGGTCTTGCATAAGAAAATCGCTCCCGAAGACAGAGATGATAAATTGCTGGCTATGATGGATGAGATCGCCGAAAGAATTAAATGTAAAGTTCCAATTGTGAAAATCGGCTGA
- a CDS encoding MFS transporter: MSQTAAAVRAKTQDQNVTAYKILFIIGLVHLLNDSIQSVIPAMFPILEKSMGLSFTQLGMIAFSLNIVSSILQPLIGMATDKKPMPFALPLGLTSTMFGVLGLAFASSFELVILSVLFIGLGSAVFHPEGSRVAYMAAGPRRGLAQSIYQVGGNSGQALAPLITALILVPLGQVGAVWFTLVAAIAVGLLIYIATWYNRKLNFEKIAAKTRQATTKINKGISRNIKMALVLILFLIFARSWYISGMTNFYAFYAIDKYGLSIKEAQLFLFAFLVAGAFGTFFGGPLADRFGKKKIIFLSMIATAPMSAIIPYMPLSVAVILLTISGFILMSSFSVTVVYAQELVPGKIGTMAGLTVGLAFGMGAIGSVGLGYLADMIGLPMMIICVGFLPLLGILTMFLPTDQQLAEWNQ; encoded by the coding sequence ATGAGCCAAACAGCAGCTGCTGTCAGAGCAAAAACGCAAGATCAAAATGTGACAGCCTATAAAATACTCTTTATCATCGGATTAGTACATTTATTGAACGATTCTATCCAGTCCGTCATTCCGGCGATGTTCCCTATACTCGAAAAATCGATGGGCCTTTCTTTTACCCAGCTAGGGATGATCGCCTTTTCCTTGAATATCGTTTCTTCCATTCTTCAGCCTTTGATTGGGATGGCAACCGATAAAAAGCCGATGCCGTTTGCCCTTCCGCTCGGCCTTACCTCTACAATGTTCGGTGTTCTCGGCCTGGCTTTCGCATCAAGTTTCGAGTTAGTCATTCTCTCTGTTTTATTCATCGGACTTGGTTCAGCTGTCTTCCATCCTGAAGGCTCGAGGGTTGCCTATATGGCAGCAGGACCGCGCAGGGGGCTGGCACAGTCCATTTATCAGGTTGGCGGAAATTCCGGGCAGGCACTAGCTCCGCTAATAACTGCACTGATACTAGTTCCGCTAGGCCAGGTTGGAGCTGTTTGGTTTACGCTTGTCGCTGCCATAGCCGTAGGTTTGCTTATCTATATTGCGACATGGTACAACCGTAAATTGAACTTTGAAAAGATTGCAGCCAAAACCAGACAAGCCACCACTAAAATCAATAAAGGCATTTCTAGAAATATCAAGATGGCTCTAGTCCTGATTTTATTTTTAATCTTTGCAAGGTCCTGGTATATTTCTGGCATGACGAATTTCTATGCTTTTTATGCGATTGACAAATATGGACTTTCGATTAAGGAGGCACAACTATTCCTGTTCGCTTTTCTGGTTGCAGGTGCGTTTGGAACATTCTTTGGCGGCCCGCTCGCTGATCGTTTTGGAAAGAAGAAAATCATTTTCCTTTCCATGATCGCGACTGCTCCTATGTCGGCAATCATCCCATATATGCCACTTTCTGTTGCAGTCATCCTCTTGACCATCAGCGGCTTTATCCTGATGTCGAGCTTTTCCGTTACGGTCGTATATGCCCAGGAACTGGTTCCTGGCAAAATTGGTACGATGGCCGGACTGACAGTAGGATTGGCATTCGGTATGGGTGCTATTGGGTCTGTCGGCCTTGGATATCTCGCTGACATGATCGGGCTTCCAATGATGATTATCTGCGTCGGCTTCCTTCCCCTGCTGGGAATCCTGACGATGTTCCTTCCGACAGATCAACAATTGGCAGAATGGAACCAGTAA